The genomic stretch GTATTATTTCAGCCTCTCCATTAGCTCAAGCGGAACATCGGAAATGACTCCAGAAGAACCCATCTCCCTGCAGGCGATTGCATCCTTCACCGTATTCACAGTCCATGGTATGATAGGTACTTTTCCTGCGATGCCGGAAAAGTGTCCCTTGAGAAACATAGACATTTCCGGCTGTACAAAATCAACAGAGAACCTCTCCAGCAGGTCCTGGCTTATCTCCCCATAATAATTCATTGTCTCTGGAGATACGTTTAGACCAGTGAACATGCTGCTATCTTTCTCCTTCAGCAGGCGCAACGAAAGTGGGTTAAAGGAAAGAAACCTGTATAAAGCAGTGTCCCTGCCATCAAGATCACTGATCAGAGCATCCTCCAGCCCATAATTCACCAGACCACCATCATCATCTACTGTTTTAAGTTCTATGAAAATCCTGTATTTCCCCAAGGAATCAAGAACCTCAGAAAGCGTGGGTATGTTTTCCTCTCCATTTCCAAGCCTTAATGACTTAAGATCTTCAAGGGTATAGTCCCACGTCGATCCCTTTACACCGCACAGTCTCGTGAGATCGTAATCATGAAACACGACAATCTTCCTGTCCTTGGTGAATTGGATATCAAGCTCAACCGCTCCCACACCGGAAGCCTTTGCATCCTTGAACCCACTGAGTGAGTTCTCAACGTGTCTTTCGCAAAGTCCTCTGTGACCCACTATCAGGAATTCATTATTTTCTGACATTGACAGTAGCTCCTAGTTACTTTTCCGTTTATATCTGTGGGCGTAATGGTATTCGAACTCGATCTCGCTATCAAGAACGAATCCGTGTGTTTCAAGCTTTTCCCTGAGTTTCTGTTGTGAGAATCTTATATTCTCAGGAGGCCCGAACGGGGTATCGATCTTAAATTCTATGAATGTGATCTCAAGGTTCTTTACTCCTGAAAACCTGAACAGTAGGGTATCCTGGCAATCAAGATCATGGAATACATTTGAGAAGAACGCCTTGTTAAACCTTTCGGGAAGGGGAGCGTAACATATGTCCTTTTCCACTATTTCCACGTTACCTATCCCTCTGTCAGCGAGTTTTTTTCTTATTGCGTCTATTCCCCTGTTGTTAAGTTCGTAGGCATATATCTTCCCGGATCCGACAAGTGGTGCAAATTTTAATGAATAGAACCCGTCTCCAGATCCGAAATCTACCAGTATATCCCCGTCCTTGGGATTAACCATGTTCTCGATATCTTCATAGGGAATGTACTGATCGCGCAATTTTCCCGCGCGTTCATAGTCATGATGTTCCATTGATGATAAGCTTGTACGAAAATAATAGCTTTCCCATGCTGCTTGTCTGCCGCCTGAAAACAGCAACTAATTTAACCGGATACGGTATGACAGCACGTGAGAGGCATAGGGTTCAACATGGTTTCGAGCGGGAGCAGCGGAAACTGCACCCTCATCTGGGATCAGGACACCCTGCTGGTGATAGATTTTGGTATATCCCTGAAGCGATTGAAGTCGAGGGTCAAAGAGCTGGGGATCACCAATCCCGAGATGTCTCTTTTCGTCAGTCACGAGCACAGCGACCACTCTAGCGGTATAAGGGTCTTAAT from Thermoplasmataceae archaeon encodes the following:
- a CDS encoding glycerophosphodiester phosphodiesterase family protein, with translation MSENNEFLIVGHRGLCERHVENSLSGFKDAKASGVGAVELDIQFTKDRKIVVFHDYDLTRLCGVKGSTWDYTLEDLKSLRLGNGEENIPTLSEVLDSLGKYRIFIELKTVDDDGGLVNYGLEDALISDLDGRDTALYRFLSFNPLSLRLLKEKDSSMFTGLNVSPETMNYYGEISQDLLERFSVDFVQPEMSMFLKGHFSGIAGKVPIIPWTVNTVKDAIACREMGSSGVISDVPLELMERLK
- a CDS encoding class I SAM-dependent methyltransferase → MEHHDYERAGKLRDQYIPYEDIENMVNPKDGDILVDFGSGDGFYSLKFAPLVGSGKIYAYELNNRGIDAIRKKLADRGIGNVEIVEKDICYAPLPERFNKAFFSNVFHDLDCQDTLLFRFSGVKNLEITFIEFKIDTPFGPPENIRFSQQKLREKLETHGFVLDSEIEFEYHYAHRYKRKSN